The DNA region GAACTGTAGGGAGGGGGCTGACTGCCTCTGCCCTTGTCTCAGCCACCTGGATTCCACACTTTATTTACCCCAggacattattctcaatggtttAAGGGGCTCAGATGTCAACGTTTTCCATTTTCATCCTCAGGTATCTGTTTTAAGGCATGTCAGGGAAGACTAACACTAGCACTCTAAACCCATGCTAGGAGGTTTCCATCAATATAGTAGATAAATCCATTAAGTAAAAAAAGTCAATTTagaaaaccataaataaataataggacAGATAATGAACAGATTTGGCACCAGTCATGACGATGGTTTGCCAGTGACCGAAGTGGGTGTGCAGGCCCCCCGTGTACTAGGGTGTTTCCTGACTCAGGTGGGAGCTGTCCACCAGCGGGGCCGCCCGCTGGCCCAGGGACCCAGGACGGAATGCTGGCGCTGGCAAGGGGTGGACCTCCTGACCCTCAGCTCTGTGTCACTGAAAACATCATTACCCCGCAAAGTACACAGTCTTCGCACTTAGAGAGTGAACCGCTTTCCTTTAGCATTGGAGGGTTGCTTTTGTAATTCACCTTTAGTTCATGGGGAAGCAAAAGCCACATGCTGACTTTCCCAAAGGTTATCAGTTATGGGCTGTGTGTGCaacttttgaaataaataaaattagtttaCTCTTCAGTGTCAGGAAGACAAAGAATTATCCACATGTGAATTATTCATATTGTATTAAGAAAGTATTTGCCTTGATACCAGGCAAAATGTATTGAAGCGTATAACTAGTTTCTTGAACAAAATTTATaggttttttacattttcaatatCAATAAACCAGTCACAATAGTTTATTACAAGAGTTTCGgcaaaaattgtttaaaatgactattttaaaTCCATAAAGCTAAGTAAATATCAGACAATGCTAGAAATAATGAGGTTAAGTGTAATTGATGGTGTTTATTCCCGAAAGATAAAGTTTAAAGTCATCTCCTCAAATGTCCTATAAACTTGCCCAGCTCCACAGGGGTCTGTCTTTGAGCTGAGGTTCTCAGAAAGCAAATTCAATTAGAGTGTTGTGTGCTTTACGAGGCCATCTCAAGTGAGATTTTGTTTGTTGCAGAAACGGGCATGCAGGAGATTAGAAGCAGCGTCGCCGGAGCGGGGCTGCCCCCAGGCGAAGGTGCGCGTGCCTGCGTCCTGGGGCAGCAAGGAGTCCGGGTCACCAGATGCCCAGCCCAGAGGCTACCTCCCTGCACCGAGGCCAGACGGCAGCCAGGGGCGACCAAGCGTGGGGGTAGGTTTCTGCTCCCACCAAACCAGCCTTTAAATGTCTAATGAAAAGTGTAAATCACCACCGTTCTGATTCACCTGCGGCTGTGATTTGTTAAATAGGTTCCTCAGGATGGTGGAAAGAGCTGGGCCCAGCCTTGCCCAAGATGCATTGCGGGGGAGTCTGTAAGTGCATTAACCTTCTTGCTGTGACATAAAAGGTAGACTTGGCCTTAAATATTAGATCCATAAAACAAAGTTCATAAAAACAGCGGTTACGTTTCTAAGGAATGAGGGATGTGAATAAAAAGGTGCAGATAAGCTTTTCTTAGCATTCTACCCGGCTGCAAACTAATTTGTTTCCAGCTTCAGACTGGAAATAGAAattgaatatacattttaaattctttctaaAACACAGGGTTCAGGGAAGGGAACAGGTCTCTGGATATGGTTAAAATAGAGGTTATTTGAGTACATCTTAGAGAAAAGTCCTAACCTCATTTACTTATCCAAATAGGAATCAacgttgtttttttctcttttccctctttaaGCTTTTCTTTCATGTTTGCATAAACTTCACACAAACCACAGATTTCAGAAGGAGAAACACAGTATTCACACCATTAATTCAAAGTAAAGGGAGGTCTTAACGTGACCAGGGTCAGATTCTCAGTCTCCTGTGCTGGGCAGAAAATCGTAAAGTGTGTGTTAGCATCATGATACCCTTGTTACTAATTCTGAACTTGTCCTAAAAACAAGCTAATAGGTTTGAAACCACTGTaattcttggtttttgttttttttttaattttaaatttgcaGTCTTCATATTGCAGTAAGATAGAAttgtgtttaatttccacatagaAAGCAggagtgtctctgtgtgtgtgtgtgtctgtgtgagtatTTTCAGGATTGCCCCCTAAAGATCTTTAGAGAAACACATTGCTGTTTTTGATAAGCAGAAGACTGAGTCAGTAAACTATAGTCTTTACGTGCTGCATTGCAGGCGACTTGTTTTATAGTGAGAGGCAATGACTGTTTTAAACTGAGGCCTAGAACTGTGTCAGTTATCGCCCACGCGAACCTCTGACTCTGTGACGTCATCAGACAAATATGAAGACAAAGGTTGGTGGCAGACCTGCCCCAGTGTGCGTCTCTACTTTTTGTCCTCTATCTTCCGGGAGCTTTCTGCAGGGTGTATCGCGTTTTGTGGTGTAATCCTGACATCAAAGATCCAGCAACTCGAACTTACTGTATTTCGGGTGATTCACTCTAACGGCCAAACATGCCCTGGCTTTCGAGTAAATAATATGACCCCATTATGGGTAGATTGCATTAATGCTGGTGACTAACCAGGACCTTCCTTGTTCTTATCCCATTTCCATGGAATGTATCTTTCAAATCCCCCATCTGTTGGGCAAACAGTTGGAATGTAATGTGGATTCTTCATGCTCTGAGAGGTCGTCTTCTGGCACGCagggcttaaagaaaaaaaaaatttggcccAAGCACCTGATTGGATCATTTAAGCTAATGTTCTGTTTGAACAACAGTACCTATTTGATTAGGGTTTTCCTTCCTTTGTAATTCCCCAAGCTTGCCTCTGTATGTTTCCTAGGAGATGAATCTGCACACAGAAAACCTATATTGATatgtaaatatatcattttttcgTTAATGCTCGATATTCTTTTCATCTAAATTTCAgaaagtgactttaaaaaatcagtttcccTTTATTTGTAGTTATTCTCAATAAAATTTCACCCAAGCTTGGGTGATTTAATATTTACACCCACTACTTCTAGAAGTCTTATGTAAATAAAGATTGAAATGTGAATTTGAAAAGTCACACCTCTTGATATTTGAACAGACTATAGCtgcatatatcttctttttctaataATATGGCTAGTTTCTCTcttaagcttttaaaataataagacacTATTTTCGTATTCTAGAACATCAAAAGGCTCAGtgttaaataaaaagcaaatagtaTTTTTAGAAGTGCAAGATCCCAGGGAGAAGTGCTTAACGGTAAATCACTGACGGGCAGCAATTCCAAATTTCAGAAGACTTTATTAAACACACAGCTCCATTCACAAGTGTgccccccacctcacacacaaGCCCGCCCCGTCCTGGCCCACAGTTCCCATAGCTGACCCGGGATGGCGACCTTGgctcagagagaagcagaggttATGTTGGGGAGTTTGTGTGGAATCCCTAACGGGAAACGTAGACCTGTGTTTCTCAGCTTGTTTGCTGCTTATCCCTGAAAACCTCCTTTGCATCCCAGTTCTCTGGTGCATTTCTGACCTCAGCGGGGTATCAGCTGATCCAATGGGTTCTGCTCTGAATTCTCACATGGCTGTCTAAGCCCGCTGCCTGAGTTCCTGTTGTCTTTCTCCCGCGAAGCTTTTCCTTATTGTTATCAAGAGTCGTTGCTCACGTATGCAAGGACTTTTTCTGTAGACCTTCTCAAACTCATTTTCCAGGCTGGCACACGAGTCTCCTGTTTGGTCTGTCCCAGCTCACTGTCGCGGGGATGACTGTTTCAGTCGTTGCTGACAGCTTCTTAGGGTGATCACTGTTCAGGTTCAACTCCTAGTACAAGTGCTTATTTAGAAACAGCTCCTCTTCACCCTGAGTCCCCCTGCTCATGTTACGGACAACTGGGGTGAAGCCATCCCCAATTGTGGTGGTGGGACGTGGTGTTATGTCACTTGGGgtgtccaccccccaccccggggcgGGCTGCCCTCGCTGCTGTGCACCATCCAGGCTGCAAGGCCAGGAGCAGGGTGATGGTCGCCGTCTCTAGCAGGCTCCTTTCCTTCCACGAGTGGTCCCAAGGCCAGGCTGCGCCTTGCAGCCAGCTTCCTTCCTCGGTCAGCTTAGTCCGCCTGGCACAGGGGTCCATGGCAGCCAAGTGTGCCATGAAAATCACGCTCTTCTTGGACATTCTACCCATTAAATGAAATCTAGTGAGGCTGTGAGAAGTCTCCATGATAACGAAACGAAGATGCGTGAAAGGGAGTGGGCATTATCAGGCAGGAAACTACAGGAAGAACAGAGTTAAGATGTTTGCTGGGGGGAGGTGCTGTGTCCTCAGCACCCCGTTTTCTGAATGGTACGTGGCCACTGATGCTGTACAGCTCCTCAGGGAAGGGGTCACCTTCAGACTTTATTGGGTCCGTGTGACGGTCACTTGTCTGTTTTCTCTCAGCTCCGTTCACCACGCTCTCGTCTCCCCTGCATCTCCCAGGGCAtggctccctccccctgccccgcccaaggcagcctctcagcccctccctccatGGTCCCAGCTCCTGCTGGGTGGAGCCAGCTCCGGGGCTCTGCAGTCACACCATCTCCTCCCTTTGTCCTCCCAGCCTGCAGGAGGGTGGGGCTTCTACTGGGGGAATATTTGCCTCCCTTCCCCTGTGTGGCTTCTCTTCTCCTCCATCGCTTGTGAAGTTGGATCCCACATCCCTCTGTATGAAATACCTAGATTGATTTCCCTTTTCTGACTGGACCCCACCTGGGCTAATCATCTAAGGAGTGGATAAATCCTCCTGAAAACAAAAGCCTTGCTTAAATGTAGGCCTGTGGGTCTTTGTTGCCCAGCAGGCTCAGCATTTAGGAGTGCCCACGGAGTGACGACCCTGGATGTTAAGTTGAAAAAGATAGGCCTTTTGTATTGCACATCACTGGTATTCCTTTGCTTCCATTTATCTTGGGTTATTGGGTTTTTAGCCCAAGCTGGTAGTGAATTGCCACATAAAAGCCAACATGCAAAATATGATGTTTTGGGTATTGTGGACCaccccaacccccccacccccctctcccAATCCCCAACAGAATGATTTTGGATAACAGCCTGTTCGTTAGTGTTGAGGGCAGATACTAAGGGAGCAACCTTAATAAGCTTCAGTGTTACTCACTTTTTGACGTGAAAATCCTTTGCCGGACAgtggtgttgggggaggggaagaggagaggcGGGGACGTGAGAGTAGAcgtcggggggggggggcgggggcagcacGTCCCAGCTGTTGTCTGGGCTCTGTTTTCCCTGTAGGGATGGCAGGAGGAGCCCAGGGATGATTATTCTGATTCTGAatggatacatttttttccttgtactaCTTCTTATCTCCAAATGGGTGacctttaaaatatttgccttattttatttACCTATCTGTCTTATTAGCCACTGCTTCCTACATCTGTAGCATCTGTAAATACTGCACTGAAACGGAATGGACCTGGAAGCTGGTGTAAACAGGATTCTCTCTTTCTCCTGGGCCCGGGTGTCTGGCAGGAGCAAGGGCCGGGGGTGAGAAGGTAACACTGTGCTGTAGGTGAAGACACATCTGTGTGCAGTGGGTTGCTCTTTGTGTCCTGTTTCAGCAACAGTTACTCCTCGTGAGTCCTTTACTCTTAACGTCCTGAGAGAAGGAAACACAGTCATAGAGGGATCGACGGGAATTTCATTGATCATTCTGTAGGAATCAAATTGCACTCTGTGCATTTTCCCCGAGGTCTGTCAGGGACCCCAGAGGTCACCGGTCTAACCCTGTCACCttgcagataaggaaaatgaggtcCACAGGGGTTAAGTGACTGGCCCACCATATGCACCGTGGCTGATGGGGAGGTGGCGGCCCCAGGACCCACACCGCAGCCCTCTCCTCTTCCCGCTCTCCTGGCTGGTCCTGTGCTCATAGCCCGTGTAGCAGCAGCATTCCCGGACTGTGCACAGTGACGACCTGCTCTGACCCCTCTGAGGAGCACAGCGTGAGGTGGTGGGTCTTCGCGGATGTCGTTCGCAGACACAGCGAGAGCTTCCTGGCTGAGACATGGGGCGGAATTATTCAAACGGTGGAAGGACCAGCCGCCGAGAGAGGAGCTGGGCTGTGTCAGTGTAGCCAGACGTGAATCCCCAAATAGACGAGTTTGAATAGACCTGCTGACGGAATCTTTGGATGTAACTTCCGATAGTAAATGCTGTCTCTGAATAGGGATGCCAGAAAAATAGTTTGAACAATTTTAACTGTGTTGTTGAGATCATTTCCAGCCTCGGAAGGCACAGATAGCCTTCAGGTGACTAGAAGAACAAAACGAAACCTTCTTGCTCCAGGAGTAAAATGTTATACTATGAGGAGACGGTGAAATGGATTTTTACAGAAAAGAGagtgttttaagaaaaatgtagttTAGATTTCCTACAAGCACATTAGACGAAGCTAATGCAAATGTATCCCTTCCTGCTACAGATAAAAACGTTAGATACGTAGTTCATTATATAATAAGTAAAGAGAGAAGCAGAGCAGTGGAAAcaaatatattcctttgtggcTGTTGTTAGGTCTTGGCCTTTGTTGGGTTTGGTCCTAGAATGGGCCCAGGGCATGGGGGCTAGAATGCTGATGTCCAGAGATAGATGAGACTTTGGCCAGTGGAGGTGTGGGAGCTAGAATTTGGACCCTTGCCTAAAGTTCTCTGCCTTGAAGATCTGCCTATACCATAAAAGGGGATTGGAAGTTAAAGGACCGGGCCGTACATGGGTGTGGGCTCCAAGTTTATTCTGTCTCAGTGCTACAAAAATCAAAAGTTAAAGCATGAACATAAAAATAGACACCGACTATTAAAGTCCTTAAAGCCTCGGTTAGTGGCAAAGTCAGAATCCGCCTGTAGGGATGCTTCCACCATCCAGAGTGTACAGGATTCAGAGGTAAAACAGCTGGCACTGTACATGAGATCACAATAGAATGATATAAACTATGTAAACAAATCTACCGCAGTGGGGCTGGCGGGTGGAGTAGGGGAGTGGCGCCAGGAACTCTTAACAAACAGGAGAATACAAACCTGTAAGAATCTGAATTAATAGAAGAACCTGAAGTTCACTATGaaggtaaatattttaagaatttaaaaaatgacttaaaaagaaatagagcCATGATGCAGAAAAGGATGGTATGAAAAAGGAATTgggaggttaaaaaataaaaaaagaaagaacttctAAAAATGAATGATACAGTCATTGAAGTGAAAAACAATTCTCAGGTTAGACACAGTTGAAGACAGAATTAGTGAACTAGGAAATTTATCTGGAGAAATCATCCAAAATACAGCAAGAGAGATAAAGAGGTAAAAAGTGTGATTAGCAGtcaaaggaaagaatgagaagGTTCATTAGGAAATCCAGAAGGAAGGAATTTAGAATATGGGAGAGAAAAGGATAATGAAGAGATCTGATTTGAAAAGAATAATGGCTGAGAAGTTCCCCAAATTGAAGAAAGGCATTTGTAGCCAAGTAGTTTTGAAGAAGCACAAGGTGAGGGAGATCACCAATCAGATGTCAAGATATgttacaaagctgtagtaattaagacagtgttaTTGGCCTAGGGGTAGACAGATAGACAAGTGAATAAAATTGAGAGCTTCAATTAACCAAACAGTGTAGCTCCAATGCATATATGGCAGCTGGATATATTGCAGACGGTGTGTTACAAGTCAGCTGGGAATGACCAAGTTACTCTATAAATTGTGCTAGGACAGTTGGCTATCCACATATGCGGAAGAATAAAATTAGATCTCTACcccacacaaaaatcaattctggGAAGTGGGGGAAAGGTAAAGAACctaaatgtggggaaaaaaaacccaaaaagcaaaGAAACCTTTAAAACTTTCAGtagaaaatataagagaatatATTTATGACATTGGGAAGATTTATAAAAACTAATAAACCAAAAAGGGAAAGGACTAACACATTTGACTACGCACATAAGATGTTGCACATCAAAATTCCTCCTTCACTGTTTAAGAAGATACCATAAAGCAGGGAAGACATTTGCAACACACAAAACAGAGAGTAGCAGATAAATGGGTGAAGTATATGAATTGGCAGTTTGGAGAAGAGGAAACCCAGTCAGCCAATAAATATTAAGTGGAGGTTCAACCTCTCTAATAATTAAAGGCATGCAATTAAAGCACCAaagtggcaaaaataaaaatgtctgctGATGTAAGTGTGGATGAGGATGTGGACCTGAAGGGTCTGTCCACTTTATTGGAGCCAGTATAACCTGGCACAGTGACTTGGAGAGCAAATGTCTAGTAAAGGTGATGGTGGGTGTCCCTGTGGCCTGGAAGTTTCAGTACTAGGTACATCTTCAGAGGTGCCCAGGGAAATGTGTACAAAATAATTGTAGCATTGTTTGCTTAGCAGAAAGCCAGAAACCACAGAGACGTCCACcaataggagaatggataaatgaattggCCATATTTATTCAGTGAAATAAACTGCAGTGAGAATGGATGAactcaaaaaaggaaattacagaagaaaatgaCACCATATAGATATAATTTTCAACAAGTAAAAACGTCGATACATATTAACTAAAGGAATAAAAACATTCCTGAGAACGATAGACTGAGTTCAGCATGAGGAGGTTATTCCTACCTAGGGAGTGAGGGCTCAGATACGGCACGTGTTTCAGTTATATCTGTAATATTTTATCTCTTAAGCTATGTCATGGATCATGGGCATTTGTTATATTGCTGTCTATACTTTTTTGTGTTTCTGAGAAGTCCTGGTGAGTCTTGGATGTGATGTATGTGCACGTCCCTCATGGTGAAACTGAAGAACATTAAAGACAGAATTCTGGAGAGCTGCTAGAGAGAAAGGACTGGTATCCATGAGGAAACAGTGATTTGAGTGACAACAGACCCCCCATTAGTTACAGACACCAAAGACCTTGGAATAACGCTCTGAAATGCTAAGGGGACTGTCCTGTGTGAACGCGTGGCTGTGCTAGGCTCAGAGCTAGAATGACCAGTGCAGTGGGAATTCTCTTCCCCCCGTAGTAATTCACTTGCCAAAACTGACTCTGGAAGAGAGAATGTAGACCAATCACAATGGAATAATTTGGGAATGTTCTCAAAAGCTACCATCCCAGATGGCTTTCTAGGTTTAAAGAAATCCTACCTGAAGGAACACATGGATGACTTGCATTAGAAAAATGACTACATTGTTTGGtcaaaggaggaggaaaaaaacccaaattttcATCTTAATAGAGACAGAAACAGTGTTCAGTTCCTCCAAATCACACTCATgataaaaccagaaatagaaggTTTATCCTGGTAAGGTTTAAGGATCCTCACACTTAGTGGGCATTTCTGCTGACGAAGAGAAAAACACAAGTTTGTTTGCTGTCTCCACTTCTGCTTACCAGGGTTTCTAACTCAGgcaattaattaaacaaggaaaaAGAAGCAATGGCAACAAGAATTGGGAAGGAAAAAAGCTAAATGGTTATTTCCTGATGATATTattgtctatatagaaaatccagGAAAATCTACAGATCAACTACCAGAACTAATATTCAACAAGATTGTTGAATATAagaaaaacatgcaaaaataGGATGGATGAGTGGTTAAAGAAATTGTgctgtacatacaatggaatattattcacccatgaaaagaaggaaatcctgccatttacaacaacatggatggactttggggcattatgctaagtgaaataagtcaaaacagaaaaagacaaatattgtatgatctctcttatatgtggaatcttaaaaaaaaaaaaaaaaacaagctcatagatacagagaacagattggtggttgccagaagtggTGGGGGGGAGAAAttggtgaagggggtcaaaagataaaaagaaaacagcaacaaaaatcttttttaaaagcagcagcaaataaataaataaataaaataaaataaaataaaataaaataaaataaaataaaaagcagcagcagcaggactgGGTAAGTGGGCTCTTTAAGCTCCTGAGGCTCCTTCCAGGGCAGCCTCTTAAGACGTCAGCATCCCCTCCAGGGTGCCAGGATGTCCCTTCCTGAGCCCATGTCAGTGAATTTGAGATAAAGCAAACTTATGTAAGAGAACAGCCTGTATGTATTTTGGAGAGTCTGTCCTTAATGCCTGCTTTTGAAGTCCAGGAAAGCTGtgcctacaatttttttttgtcttaaactCAAGACTTTTCCTAGAATATATACATTCATCCTTATaccctatttctttatttttggctgcgttgggtctttgttgctgtgtgcggggtttctctagttgtggcgagtggggctaccctttgttgaggtgcgtgggcttctcattgcagtggcttctcttgttgcggagtacaggctccaggtgcatgggcttcagtagttgtggcacacgggctcagtagttgtggctcatgggctctagagtgcaggctcaggagttgtggctcgcgggctcagtagttgtggcacgtgggctcagtagttgtggctcgcgggctctagagcgcaggctcagtagttgtgactcacggtcTCTaaagcgtgggctcagtagttgtggcacgcgggctctagggcatgggcgcaggagttgtggcacgtgggctccagggcgcgggctcaggagttgtggctcgcagtctctagagcgcaggctcagcagttgtggctcgcagtctctagagcgcaggctcagtagttttggctcgtggtctctagagcgcaggctcaggagttgtggctcgtgggctctagggcgcaggctcaagagttgtggctcgtggtctctagagcgcgggctcagtagttgtggcttgcaggctctagagcgcaggctcagtagtggctcgcggtctctagagcacaggctcaggagttgtggcttgtaggctctagggtgcaggctcaggagttgtggctcatggtctctagagcgcgggctcaggagttgtggcgcgtgggttccagggcacgggctcaggagttgtggcatgcggacccCTATACCCTATTTTTAAAGTTGCCTGTTTGTCTCGCAAGCTCAACAACAGCTCCTCTGCAAAGCTCTTGATCCTTGTACATCTGGGGTGAGAGCGCTGCCCGTCGCACTGCTATGGCTGGTGGAGCTGCGCCCTGAAGAACCCTGGGCCTGGGTTCAGGCCTGTCTCTTCCTTCCCAGCGTGAGCGCCTGACTCAGCCTCAGAGGAGTGGAGAAGGTTATGGGGTGTCATCTCACGCTAGTCCACCTCCCCTGACTTCAGTGCTACCCACTTATCCTTTCCCTGGTCTAAATGGATTGCTTCCCAAACTTGACCCCCTTAAAGACATACAGTAGGAGATGATTATAGACATCGTGTGCACATTGTTGTTCTGAACTGCTCACTAGATGCTGTCGTTGGGTGCTGATAAGTACTAAGCTTTGTTCGCGTCGGCCATGCCCGCCTCCTAGAAGGGCCCTAGCGGATTAGGCTAGGACACGTTCCAGCACACGGGAGCGGTGGAACAATCCGGAACAGAGGCAAAACGTGACCGCAGGAATCAAGTCTTCTTTTCCTTGGTTTGTGCCCTGCTCTCCAGCACTGCTTCAGACTTACACAGACAAATAATCCCTCCTAACAAGGTGGAAGGCCAGGTTCAAATACAGAATTCTTGAATTTCTCAGAGTGCCACGCCGGGACATGGAGGAACGAGGGAAAGCTGGCCCCTGGTCCACCCCCCTCCTCAGCTCAGGCCCTGTCCTGCATGACAAGGGGCCTTGAGCACGTGCACGTGGACACGTCTACCCCGTCCACGTTCCTGCTCCCACATCACACCCCTCTCCAACAAGCACCCGCCCCGTGGGCATCTTTCAGGCTTGCAGCAATCACACTAGTGATGTGCTGTGATCTCAGGAGAATGCACCTGCCGGAGAGGCTGGCCTAGACAGGGGATAGGCTCTAGAAGGGGACAGGGCCTTTGGGTGGGAACATCCATGGAGAGGTACGGCCAGAGGGGTCCCTCTAAAGCATGAACCCAAATCAGGGGCTCAGTGCCCAGACATCCCCCATCAGACGTGCCTCCAGTGGCTGGTCCCTGCCACCCGGCGTGTCGGAGTCTGAGGACGTCAGACCTCACATCTGTATCAGGGACAGGACAGGTCCTCTGTGGGTGCCCCTGGGGGTCTGAGCTTTGAGAGGGGCTTTGAGAGGGACACTGACAAACTGGACTGTGGGGAGAGGAACATGGTGATGTGGGAACTTGAAGTCGGGTCAGGGAACAGAGATTGGGTGGAAGGTTTAAATGAGTGGTTCCTACAGGTTCCTTTGTGTGGGAGATTCTAGATCTCGGCCCTCTTGTTGCTGTGTCTCGCGCGTCCGATTGTCCTAAGTCCTATCTGTTCTGCCTTCAGCGTGGCTTCGTATACACCCCATCCAACcaggagggtggggatgggggcaggaatGAGACATCTCGGTGAAGACcttttcaacaaaaaaaattttttgagccACGTGGTGGTGTTGACGACGATGATgatgaaattaattaaaaagcgTCGCCCGTcttctccccgcccctcccccagtcccagtCTCTCTCCCGAGAGGCCCGTCTTCTCTGCAGCCTTGCCTGCTGACctgttccctcctccccctctcccgcAGCCCCTCCACAGAGCCTCCACGCTCTGTCTGgcctcctccccgcctccccactGGGGGCCCCACTGCTCAGGGGCTCCTGACAAGAGTTTCCGGCCACAGAAGTTCAGGAAATGCTGCATCCTTTCCCCACCTTTGGAGGTGTGATGTACATTAGACTGTTGGTCCCGAGAATCAAGTGAAGAGATGAGTTTGATTTTGCTCAGCCTAGTATTTCTAGAACAACCTTTTGTCAAGGGATGCCTGTTATACATGTGCTTCTGAGACTGTTTTGGAAAACACAGGCCCATTGAACAAATCCAGCCCCTGTATTCATCGTGGTCTTCAGGACCTTTTGCAGCCTGGCCCAGCCTGACCTCCCCTGACCTTCCAGGCAGATCTCCCATCCCTGTCTCTGTGCACCATGAACCCTGGCTTCCGTCACACAGGCAGCTGCTCTGGTTCTGGAACACTCTGACCTGCTGTTCTCACTGCCTGGGGTGCCATCTATCATCTTGTAAGGTTCTGCTGTGCCTCCATGGTCCACGTGTGTGAAG from Mesoplodon densirostris isolate mMesDen1 chromosome 1, mMesDen1 primary haplotype, whole genome shotgun sequence includes:
- the C1H10orf143 gene encoding uncharacterized protein C10orf143 homolog isoform X1, giving the protein MDPLALGRWRRRRPEELQVPGDAKRACRRLEAASPERGCPQAKVRVPASWGSKESGSPDAQPRGYLPAPRPDGSQGRPSVGVPQDGGKSWAQPCPRCIAGESGHFNHMESW
- the C1H10orf143 gene encoding uncharacterized protein C10orf143 homolog isoform X2; protein product: MDPLALGRWRRRRPEELQVPGDAKRACRRLEAASPERGCPQAKVRVPASWGSKESGSPDAQPRGYLPAPRPDGSQGRPSVGVPQDGGKSWAQPCPRCIAGESVSALTFLL